The following is a genomic window from Novipirellula aureliae.
TTTTCGCGAACGGTTGTGAGGACGACCTCGAGAACTTCGCCGGGCGTCATTCCATCGGTATCGAGTACGATGGCATCGTCAGCCGCTCTCAATCGTCCCACTTCTCGCGTTTGATCCTCGCGGTCCCGCTTATTCTGGGCGGCGAGCACTTCGGCATGGGTCAAGTGCCGGCCATCTTTCCGTAATTGCTCGCAGCGTCGCCTTGCTCGTTCTTCGGGGGAGGCGGTTAAAAAAATCTTGCATTCGGCTTCGGGAAAGACCTCGGCTCCTTGATCGCGTCCTTCGGTGACGACATTGCGTCCATCGGCAATTCGACGCTGCAATGCGGACAACTGCTTGCGAATGAGCGGTTGGTCGGCTAGGTAACGGATCGCATCGGTCACGGTTGGCGAACGAATTTCATTCGAAACATCCTCACCATCCAACAGAACACGCGTACCATCCCAATCGATCCGCAAACCGCTGGTCAAGTTAACCATCGCCTCCACATCCTGAAAATCGATTTGAGCACGGATTACGGCTAAAGTCGCCGCGCGATAGAGGGCGCCGGTATCGAGGAACTCAAAACCCATCGCATCAGCGGTTTGACGCGCGATGCTGCTCTTGCCAGCGCCAGCGGGACCATCAATTGCTACAATCACGCGCAGTCTCTAAATTTGTACAGAGGGGAGCAGAAGGCTGCCCCATTAGGACTTGAACCTAAAATAACAGAGTCAGAATCTGTCGTGTTGCCAATTACACTATGGGGCAGTGTCGCCGACTGGAAATCGATTCCATGACGGAGAACACTATTTAGATTGTTTTTTGGCGTGACGTCAAGATGGCAAGGCGTAACGATTTTTCGGGTTTGGTGTCTCGTTGTTGATTTCCCTTTCCAGACTTAGAATATCGGCTCGCTACCCCATCGTAAAATCGACGTTCCGACGCGAATAACGACTCCGTACCACTTCCGTAGAAGGTTCAATTTCTGATGGCTTACTTGTCGAACAGTTCTTTAGGAACTGACGGAATTGCCGAGCGTTTCGAACTGCAAGACGGTGAAACGTCGATCGGTCGGCATCCCGAATGCCACGTTTTGGTCGACGCGGGGGCCGTCAGCCGATATCACGCGAAAATCGTTCGCCGCGGGAATGATTTTCTTGTCGAGGATTCTGGCAGCCGAAACGGCACCTTTCTAAACGGCCAATTGCTCTCCAAACCAGAACTTCTGCGCGAAGGTGACCGTATTCGCATCAGCGAGGTCGATCTGATCTTTCACCATGAAGAGATCCCCGAATTTGCTCAGGACCAGAACCAGATGACGTTCGATGGTGCCAACTTTGGCATTCTGATGGTCGAAGACGAGAAGACCGATCGGTTGAACGCATCGAAAGTCGAATTCAAGAGTAGCGGCGATGGTTTGAAGTTGTCGGCAACGCCCGAAGCGAAACTTGAGGCGTTGATGAGGATCAACACCAACCTCAGCAATTCGCTCGGGCTCGACGAGGTTCTCCCCAATGTACTCACCAGTCTTTTCGACATT
Proteins encoded in this region:
- the cmk gene encoding (d)CMP kinase produces the protein MIVAIDGPAGAGKSSIARQTADAMGFEFLDTGALYRAATLAVIRAQIDFQDVEAMVNLTSGLRIDWDGTRVLLDGEDVSNEIRSPTVTDAIRYLADQPLIRKQLSALQRRIADGRNVVTEGRDQGAEVFPEAECKIFLTASPEERARRRCEQLRKDGRHLTHAEVLAAQNKRDREDQTREVGRLRAADDAIVLDTDGMTPGEVLEVVLTTVREKKT